The Mytilus galloprovincialis chromosome 4, xbMytGall1.hap1.1, whole genome shotgun sequence genome contains a region encoding:
- the LOC143072009 gene encoding G-protein coupled receptor dmsr-1-like, with product MSKTYTYFGGVPPNLTDIFIESMPSTETPIQSSSTSIPSSLEVFRVQYAAMHGYVSAFVCVFGIVANLANIVVLTRKNMITSTNLILTWLAVTDSLKMADYLMFAIEFYILKDSNLPYLAVRNIHSVRFLLFHASFALVCHNIAIWLTISLATFRFLYIWFPNRGMVWCSLERTKIMVALVYIIVIVICIPNYMMNFIGPLPTPANFTGNTTEEIWTVHMVKEGNALHTINFYIQAIMIKLVPCVMLSILTFLLIYAMHKAYKKRLALMNQGKKEESDRHHEHNRTTGMLLAIVVLFLITELPQGILSLLIIFIPELQNTVYNQIGDVLDIVALCNNAINFVLYCSMSKQFRDTFVRIFCKCCPIGKPNLSRLKLITNKKNGHTNYETNSKATYV from the coding sequence ATGTCAAAGACGTATACATATTTCGGAGGAGTTCCTCCAAATTTAACAGACATATTTATTGAATCAATGCCATCTACGGAAACGCCTATTCAATCGTCATCCACATCGATACCATCCTCTTTAGAAGTTTTTAGAGTTCAATATGCGGCTATGCACGGATATGTCAGCGCTTTTGTTTGTGTCTTTGGGATAGTAGCTAATCTTGCTAATATTGTGGTTTTAACGAGAAAAAATATGATAACGTCGACTAACTTGATTCTTACATGGCTGGCAGTTACAGATTCATTAAAGATGGCTGATTATCTAATGTTTGCAATAGAATTTTACATATTGAAAGATTCAAATCTTCCATATTTAGCAGTAAGGAATATCCATTCTGTCCGATTTCTATTATTTCATGCAAGTTTTGCATTGGTTTGTCACAATATTGCAATATGGCTTACAATATCTCTGGCAACCTTCCGGTTTTTGTATATATGGTTTCCGAACAGGGGAATGGTGTGGTGTTCATTAGAACGAACTAAAATAATGGTTGCGCTTGTGTACATTATTGTTATTGTAATCTGCATACCAAATTATATGATGAATTTTATTGGACCCCTTCCTACTCCGGCCAATTTCACGGGAAATACAACAGAGGAGATTTGGACTGTGCATATGGTCAAGGAAGGGAATGCCTTACACACAATTAATTTCTATATTCAGGCAATAATGATCAAGCTAGTGCCATGTGTAATGCTGTCAATTTTGACTTTTCTTCTTATTTATGCTATGCACAAAGCATACAAAAAACGACTTGCCCTTATGAACCAGGGTAAGAAAGAAGAATCAGATCGACACCATGAACATAATCGAACAACAGGAATGTTGCTGGCAATAGTTGTGTTGTTTTTAATAACGGAGCTTCCTCAAGGCATTTTGAGTTTACTGATTATATTTATACCAGAGTTACAAAACACCGTTTACAACCAAATCGGAGATGTCCTTGACATTGTAGCTTTGTGTAATAATGCCATCAATTTCGTATTATACTGCAGTATGAGCAAACAATTCCGAGATACATTCGTCCGAATATTTTGTAAATGCTGTCCAATCGGAAAACCGAATCTGTCTCGACTTAAACTAATCACTAACAAAAAAAATGGACATACGAACTACGAAACGAATTCAAAAGCAACTTATGTATAG